A window from Acidithiobacillus sp. encodes these proteins:
- a CDS encoding homoserine dehydrogenase yields the protein MADDMAPVRIGMIGMGTVGQGTVRVLERNAEEITRRVGRELRVVHAAVRNPARLEGLGLNARISSDPWAVVCDPEVDVVVEVMGGQEPALDLLMAAIAAGKHVVTANKALLAEHGNEIFAAAQAQGVMVAFEAAVAGAIPIIKAIREGLAGNRIQWLAGIINGTSNYILSQMFRAGWDFQQALAEAQRLGYAEADPGLDVDGGDAAHKITLMASIAFGIPVDFAHCHVEGIRALEQTDVVYAAELGYRIKLLGIARRRADGVELRVHPTLIPHSHLLANVEGPFNAILVESDAAGQSLYYGRGAGGDPTASAVVADLVDVARTMTADPSNRVPHLAFQPDAMSALPLLPMAEVESAYYLRIHAHNRPGVLAQVATTLAEYAISIEALVQKETPEADSVPIVLLLHRCREGDLEQAIARIEALPVVVQPVLRLRVESLAAG from the coding sequence ATGGCGGACGATATGGCGCCGGTACGGATCGGTATGATTGGCATGGGTACCGTCGGTCAGGGGACGGTGCGGGTGCTGGAGCGCAATGCGGAAGAGATCACCCGTCGGGTCGGGCGGGAGCTACGGGTGGTCCATGCGGCGGTGCGTAATCCGGCGCGTCTGGAAGGACTGGGGCTGAATGCGCGGATCAGCAGCGATCCCTGGGCAGTGGTGTGCGATCCCGAGGTGGACGTGGTCGTCGAGGTGATGGGTGGCCAGGAACCCGCCCTGGACTTGCTGATGGCGGCAATCGCGGCGGGTAAACATGTGGTGACCGCTAACAAGGCGCTGCTGGCCGAGCATGGCAACGAAATTTTCGCGGCGGCGCAGGCCCAGGGGGTGATGGTCGCCTTCGAGGCGGCGGTGGCGGGTGCCATTCCCATCATCAAGGCGATCCGCGAGGGGCTGGCGGGCAACCGGATTCAGTGGCTGGCGGGTATCATCAACGGCACCAGCAACTATATTCTCTCCCAGATGTTCCGCGCGGGTTGGGATTTTCAGCAGGCCCTGGCTGAGGCGCAGCGCCTGGGTTATGCCGAGGCCGATCCGGGGCTGGATGTGGATGGCGGCGATGCCGCGCACAAGATTACCCTGATGGCGTCTATTGCTTTCGGCATTCCGGTGGATTTCGCCCATTGTCATGTGGAAGGCATCCGTGCGCTGGAACAGACCGATGTGGTCTATGCCGCGGAGCTGGGTTATCGCATCAAGTTGCTGGGGATTGCGCGGCGTCGCGCGGATGGCGTCGAGTTGCGGGTCCATCCGACCCTGATTCCCCATAGCCATCTGCTGGCCAATGTGGAGGGACCCTTCAACGCGATTCTGGTGGAGAGCGATGCGGCGGGCCAGAGCCTGTATTATGGGCGCGGCGCGGGCGGCGATCCCACGGCCAGCGCCGTGGTGGCCGATTTGGTGGACGTGGCGCGGACCATGACTGCCGATCCCAGCAACCGGGTGCCCCATCTCGCCTTCCAGCCCGATGCCATGAGCGCCTTGCCGCTGCTGCCCATGGCCGAGGTGGAGAGTGCTTACTATCTGCGCATCCACGCCCACAACCGCCCCGGTGTGCTGGCACAGGTGGCGACGACGCTGGCGGAATATGCGATTTCGATCGAAGCGCTGGTGCAGAAAGAGACGCCGGAGGCAGACAGCGTGCCCATCGTCCTGCTGCTGCATCGCTGCCGGGAAGGTGACCTGGAGCAAGCCATCGCCCGCATTGAAGCCCTGCCAGTGGTCGTTCAGCCCGTATTGCGTCTGCGTGTCGAGAGTTTGGCGGCAGGGTGA
- a CDS encoding MTH938/NDUFAF3 family protein, whose protein sequence is MKLHLQHGGHRNVVHAYGPQGIIIHGKSHTQGLLVGADWLHSPWGPEHANALQLSHFAEVLARKPDIVLLGTGKRQHFPLELMRALGAAELAVEVMDTSAACRTYNILLAEDRVVVAALLPPEA, encoded by the coding sequence ATGAAATTACACCTGCAACACGGCGGTCACCGCAATGTCGTCCACGCCTACGGGCCGCAGGGCATCATCATTCACGGCAAGAGCCACACGCAGGGCCTGCTGGTCGGTGCCGACTGGCTGCACAGCCCCTGGGGGCCGGAGCACGCCAACGCGCTCCAGCTCTCGCACTTTGCCGAGGTGTTGGCGCGCAAACCCGATATCGTGCTGCTGGGCACCGGCAAGCGTCAGCATTTCCCTCTCGAACTCATGCGAGCCCTGGGCGCCGCTGAACTCGCGGTAGAGGTGATGGACACCAGCGCTGCCTGCCGCACCTACAACATTCTGCTGGCCGAAGATCGCGTGGTCGTCGCCGCCCTGCTGCCACCCGAGGCCTGA
- a CDS encoding ribbon-helix-helix domain-containing protein encodes MDPEMQGRIKHLRNARHRSMHWMMKEAIRQFVEREEQWEAYQSMCHDTFFIVYNASWPWWSAMRLVIIILMVFGQRIEV; translated from the coding sequence ATGGATCCGGAGATGCAAGGGCGAATCAAGCATCTGCGAAACGCGCGCCACCGTTCCATGCACTGGATGATGAAAGAAGCGATCCGCCAGTTTGTGGAGCGAGAAGAACAGTGGGAAGCCTATCAGTCCATGTGTCACGATACCTTCTTTATCGTATACAATGCATCATGGCCTTGGTGGAGTGCGATGAGGCTTGTCATCATCATACTTATGGTCTTTGGTCAGAGAATAGAGGTATGA
- the rpoS gene encoding RNA polymerase sigma factor RpoS, whose product MKSASRDEEEDVQAGASEKEEDDVPEKADGAEDFGETHDWDATRCYLREIGHSPLLTAEQEVILGRQVQAGDQAARCTMIESNLRLVVKVARRYINRGLPLLDLIEEGNLGLIRAVEKFDPERGFRFSTYATWWIRQNIERALMNQTRTIRLPIHVMKELSTVLRAVRCLGQTLQREPTPEEVAEALDRPVEGVRDCLEMDGRVTSLDVPHGRESDRPLADIVADADAVSLEDGLADRNLSQQMQQWIATMTEKHRLVLLWRFGLDGTDGATLEEVGSRLGVTRERVRQIQVEALLVLRRRLEREGLTPESLFG is encoded by the coding sequence ATGAAAAGCGCGAGCAGAGACGAGGAAGAGGACGTTCAGGCTGGGGCCTCAGAAAAGGAAGAGGATGATGTCCCGGAAAAAGCCGATGGGGCAGAAGATTTTGGTGAGACGCACGACTGGGACGCCACCCGCTGTTATCTTCGAGAGATCGGTCATAGTCCGCTATTGACGGCAGAACAGGAGGTCATTCTGGGGCGCCAGGTTCAGGCCGGAGACCAGGCGGCACGCTGCACCATGATAGAGAGTAATCTGCGCCTGGTCGTAAAGGTGGCGCGGCGCTATATCAACCGGGGGTTGCCGCTCCTGGACCTGATCGAAGAAGGCAATCTCGGGCTGATCCGAGCGGTGGAGAAATTTGATCCGGAGCGCGGCTTTCGCTTCTCTACCTATGCGACTTGGTGGATTCGCCAGAATATCGAGCGGGCGCTGATGAATCAGACCCGCACCATCCGCTTGCCTATTCACGTGATGAAGGAACTCAGTACCGTGCTGCGCGCGGTTCGCTGTCTCGGGCAAACCCTGCAGCGGGAGCCGACGCCGGAAGAGGTGGCAGAAGCTTTGGACCGCCCGGTAGAAGGAGTGCGCGATTGTCTGGAAATGGATGGCCGGGTGACGAGCCTGGATGTGCCCCATGGCCGGGAGTCGGATCGCCCTCTTGCGGATATTGTTGCCGATGCTGATGCGGTGAGCTTGGAAGACGGCTTGGCCGACCGGAATCTTTCCCAGCAGATGCAGCAATGGATTGCGACGATGACCGAGAAACACCGGCTGGTACTACTCTGGCGTTTCGGTCTGGATGGTACCGATGGGGCGACGCTGGAAGAAGTCGGCTCCCGCCTTGGAGTTACCCGCGAGCGGGTGCGGCAGATTCAGGTAGAGGCATTGCTGGTGTTGCGCCGTCGCCTTGAAAGGGAAGGGCTGACGCCAGAGAGCCTCTTCGGCTGA
- a CDS encoding protein-L-isoaspartate(D-aspartate) O-methyltransferase, with translation MISPRTRGRMVLRLRAEGICDERVLDAMNRVPRHRFVAQALAGRAYEPVSLPIGYGQTISQPWTVARMTEAILEDRGMPQRVLEIGTGSAYQTAVWAELGAEVFSIERIGPLQEMAEALLERLGYRQVHLYHGDGSGGWPEKAPFDAIVITAAVPCALAPLYRQLRAGGRLVMPVEEGGRQHLQVSHWDGSAAQVIPLGTCHFVPLLTGTVSVTSGECVE, from the coding sequence ATGATTTCCCCGCGCACCAGGGGGCGGATGGTGCTCCGTCTGCGCGCGGAAGGTATCTGTGACGAGCGGGTGCTGGACGCGATGAACCGGGTTCCGCGTCATCGCTTTGTCGCGCAGGCGCTGGCTGGACGGGCCTATGAGCCGGTGTCTCTGCCTATCGGTTATGGACAGACCATCTCCCAGCCCTGGACCGTGGCGCGGATGACGGAGGCAATCCTGGAGGACAGGGGAATGCCGCAGCGGGTGTTGGAGATTGGTACCGGTTCTGCCTACCAAACGGCAGTGTGGGCAGAGTTGGGGGCGGAGGTCTTCAGCATTGAGCGTATCGGTCCGCTGCAAGAGATGGCGGAGGCGTTGCTGGAGCGGCTGGGTTATCGACAGGTGCACCTGTATCACGGCGATGGTAGTGGCGGGTGGCCGGAAAAAGCGCCCTTTGATGCAATTGTCATTACGGCTGCCGTACCTTGCGCCTTGGCCCCTCTTTATCGCCAGTTGCGGGCCGGGGGACGTCTGGTGATGCCGGTGGAAGAAGGTGGCAGGCAGCATTTGCAAGTCAGTCATTGGGATGGCAGCGCGGCCCAGGTGATTCCGCTGGGCACCTGCCATTTTGTCCCCTTGCTGACGGGAACGGTTTCGGTGACCTCTGGAGAGTGTGTCGAATGA
- the surE gene encoding 5'/3'-nucleotidase SurE has product MPRFLLSNDDGYLAPGLAALAEAIRPLGDLEVLAPEQDRSGASNSLTLDRPLRMRTGLNGFHYLVGGTPTDCVHLAVTGIFAETPDMVVSGINRGANMGDDVLYSGTVAAATEGRFLGLPAIAVSLAGRDSTHFSTAARVAAKLVTGVLSHALPADTILNVNVPDLPYEEIRGFEVTRLGRRHKSDMVIPAADPRGDPVYWIGPSGREADAGPGTDFDAVRRGYVSITPLDLDMTRYNFLDGLSQWLLRC; this is encoded by the coding sequence ATGCCGCGTTTTTTGCTCAGTAACGATGATGGTTATCTGGCACCGGGGCTGGCGGCACTTGCGGAAGCGATAAGACCTTTAGGCGATTTGGAAGTGCTGGCGCCAGAGCAGGATCGTAGCGGCGCCAGCAACTCTCTCACCCTGGACCGGCCGTTGCGGATGCGTACCGGACTCAATGGATTTCACTATCTGGTCGGCGGCACGCCAACGGACTGTGTCCACCTCGCCGTCACCGGCATCTTCGCGGAAACGCCGGATATGGTGGTTTCCGGTATCAATCGGGGGGCCAACATGGGGGACGATGTGCTCTACTCGGGCACTGTGGCCGCCGCTACCGAGGGGCGCTTTCTCGGCTTGCCCGCCATCGCGGTTTCCCTGGCAGGACGCGATTCCACCCACTTTTCGACCGCGGCGCGGGTGGCAGCCAAGTTGGTGACCGGTGTGCTGAGTCATGCGCTGCCTGCCGATACCATTCTCAACGTGAACGTACCGGATTTGCCCTACGAGGAAATCCGCGGATTTGAAGTGACGCGTCTGGGGCGTCGCCACAAGAGCGACATGGTGATACCGGCCGCTGATCCTCGCGGCGATCCCGTGTACTGGATTGGCCCTTCCGGGCGGGAAGCAGATGCTGGCCCCGGTACCGACTTTGACGCGGTGCGCCGCGGTTACGTCTCCATTACGCCGCTCGATCTGGATATGACCCGCTACAATTTTCTGGATGGTTTGAGTCAATGGCTGCTTCGTTGCTAG
- the prfB gene encoding peptide chain release factor 2 (programmed frameshift), translated as MREVNEMRALHEDLQVRVAGLRGYLDLEEKRGRLEEVQRELEDPTIWNNAEKAQELGRERSALEAIITPMDKLTASLADGGEMLELALSEQDEELLAAVDADLDTALAMVEKLEFQRMFSGAQDAANCFVDIQAGAGGTEAQDWAEMILRMYLHWAESHGFAAELVEVSEGEVAGIKSASIHVRGDHAFGWLRTETGVHRLVRKSPFDSGNRRHTSFASVFVYPEIDDSFEVDINPADLKVDTYRASGAGGQHVNKTDSAIRITHVPSGIIVACQTDRSQHKNRAEAMRMLRSKLYEMEMQKRAVEKQALEDSKSDIGWGHQIRSYVLDQSRIKDLRTGVEVGDTQKVLDGALDMFIEAALKAGL; from the exons ATGAGAGAAGTGAATGAGATGCGTGCGCTGCACGAAGATCTCCAGGTCCGTGTCGCGGGCCTGAGGGGGTATCTT GACCTCGAAGAAAAGCGCGGTCGCTTAGAGGAAGTTCAACGGGAGCTGGAAGACCCGACCATCTGGAACAATGCCGAAAAGGCCCAGGAACTGGGTCGCGAACGGTCTGCTCTGGAAGCCATTATCACGCCCATGGACAAGCTCACCGCGAGCCTCGCCGATGGCGGCGAGATGCTGGAGTTGGCCCTGAGCGAGCAGGACGAAGAACTCCTCGCCGCTGTCGATGCGGATCTCGATACCGCCCTGGCCATGGTCGAGAAGCTGGAATTCCAGCGCATGTTCTCCGGCGCGCAGGATGCGGCAAACTGCTTTGTGGATATTCAGGCGGGCGCGGGCGGCACCGAGGCGCAGGACTGGGCGGAAATGATTCTGCGCATGTATCTGCACTGGGCCGAGTCCCATGGCTTTGCGGCGGAGCTGGTGGAGGTCTCCGAAGGCGAAGTGGCAGGCATCAAGTCGGCCAGCATCCATGTGCGCGGTGACCATGCCTTCGGCTGGCTACGTACCGAAACCGGCGTCCATCGCCTGGTGCGCAAATCGCCTTTCGACTCCGGCAATCGCCGTCATACCAGCTTCGCCAGCGTCTTTGTTTATCCCGAGATTGACGATAGTTTCGAGGTAGATATCAATCCTGCGGACCTCAAGGTGGACACCTACCGGGCCAGCGGGGCGGGTGGTCAGCACGTCAACAAGACCGACTCGGCGATTCGTATTACCCATGTACCTTCGGGCATTATCGTCGCCTGTCAGACCGACCGCTCGCAGCATAAGAACCGGGCCGAGGCCATGCGCATGTTGCGTTCCAAACTCTATGAGATGGAGATGCAGAAACGTGCCGTCGAGAAGCAGGCGCTGGAAGACAGCAAGAGCGATATCGGCTGGGGGCATCAGATTCGCTCCTATGTGCTGGACCAGTCGCGGATCAAAGACCTGCGCACCGGGGTCGAAGTGGGCGATACCCAGAAGGTGCTCGATGGGGCGCTGGATATGTTCATTGAAGCGGCGTTGAAGGCCGGATTGTAA
- the alaC gene encoding alanine transaminase, with product MNSDFERIRRLPPYVFNIVTDLKNQARKRGEDIIDFGMGNPDQPTPQYIVDKLCETAQRGDTHRYSVSRGIPRLRRAITTWYERRYGVPLDPESEAIVTIGSKEGIAHLALATMGPGDTVLVPSPTYPIHPYGFVISGADVRHVPMLPGVDFFEELEKAVKAAWPKPKMLVINFPHNPTAAVVELDFFERIVAFAKEHHIWVVHDLAYADIVFDGYKAPSFLQVPGAKDVGVEFFTLSKSYNMPGWRVGFAVGNPKLVGALARMKSYLDYGTFTPIQVAAITALEGPQDCVEDIRLMYEQRRDVLCEGLDAAGWVVDKPKATMFVWAKIPEALRKMGSLEFSKLVLDRAKVAVSPGIGFGELGDEYVRFGLVENEHRTRQAIRGIKHMFREDL from the coding sequence ATGAACAGCGACTTTGAACGTATCCGTCGTCTCCCTCCTTATGTCTTTAACATCGTTACGGACCTGAAGAATCAGGCCCGTAAGCGGGGTGAGGATATCATCGACTTTGGCATGGGTAATCCTGATCAGCCCACGCCCCAGTATATTGTTGACAAACTCTGTGAAACGGCCCAGCGCGGCGATACCCATCGCTACAGCGTGTCGCGCGGCATCCCCCGCCTGCGTCGCGCCATCACGACCTGGTATGAGCGCCGCTACGGCGTGCCGCTCGATCCTGAGTCTGAAGCCATTGTCACCATCGGCTCGAAAGAGGGCATTGCCCATCTGGCGCTGGCGACCATGGGTCCCGGCGATACGGTGTTGGTGCCGAGCCCGACTTATCCCATCCATCCCTACGGCTTTGTCATCTCAGGCGCCGACGTCCGTCACGTACCGATGCTGCCGGGGGTGGATTTTTTCGAGGAACTGGAAAAGGCCGTCAAGGCCGCTTGGCCGAAGCCGAAGATGCTGGTGATCAACTTCCCCCACAACCCGACGGCGGCGGTCGTGGAGCTGGACTTTTTCGAGCGGATTGTCGCGTTTGCCAAGGAGCACCATATTTGGGTGGTGCATGATCTGGCCTATGCAGATATCGTCTTCGATGGCTATAAAGCGCCGAGCTTTTTGCAGGTGCCGGGCGCCAAGGATGTGGGCGTCGAATTTTTCACCCTTTCCAAAAGCTACAACATGCCCGGCTGGCGGGTGGGCTTTGCGGTGGGGAACCCGAAGCTGGTGGGCGCCCTGGCGCGAATGAAGAGCTATCTGGATTACGGCACCTTTACCCCCATTCAGGTGGCGGCCATCACCGCGCTGGAAGGGCCGCAGGATTGCGTGGAAGATATCCGGCTGATGTATGAGCAGCGCCGCGACGTGCTCTGCGAGGGGCTGGACGCGGCGGGCTGGGTGGTCGACAAGCCCAAGGCGACCATGTTTGTCTGGGCAAAGATTCCCGAAGCCTTGCGCAAGATGGGCTCGCTGGAGTTCTCCAAACTGGTACTGGACCGCGCCAAGGTGGCGGTGAGCCCAGGCATCGGCTTTGGCGAGTTGGGCGACGAATATGTGCGTTTCGGGCTGGTGGAGAATGAGCACCGCACCCGTCAGGCTATCCGCGGCATAAAACATATGTTTCGTGAGGATCTGTAA
- a CDS encoding DHHA1 domain-containing protein, protein MSKAVRIVDRPVAAAISRAALSLGYTPLQARIIAGRLSEADLAKLPALLSLQLGGLTPPDLLPDIGIASECVVSAIKQGLPILLISDFDADGASAHAVLKFAFRDYFGVPEQRIHSYIGHRLRDGYGVTETLTDRIIAEAPCPALIITADQGSTDHARIARLRDRGFIVVVTDHHGVPASGPPPAAVACVNPVREDSAFPDPYIAGVHVAWLLCCAVRQRLIQVGDLPASAPKLGGLLDLVALGTMADCVDLARSTNNKAIIARGLAIMNSPVRRPAWQALYIATNCRGPITATTLAFHFAPVVNARGRLDSALGSVDLLMSDSVPVAEELAQHFVEHNTERKAVQSYMLHRSTAQAAQQVRDGAAAITIFDPEGHAGVHGICAARLAESFGRPVAYFSPKNDAEHLTASLRTVHGFHVRNALAEIADRYPDDFTAWGGHAGAGGVTLKRDGLQRFAEAWASIAARALDDHSLGPEVVTDGELAAPPSFAVVEELAALEPFGRQWEHPVFRSHGRIEQLRPVGDGRHLKLVVKMDSTDYDAIWFGAVENGICPIAVGQTVRMAYELDVNTFRDTTTLQLRIRHAALVGEEA, encoded by the coding sequence GTGTCCAAAGCCGTTCGTATTGTCGACCGTCCTGTGGCAGCGGCGATATCGCGCGCGGCTTTGAGCCTCGGATACACCCCCCTCCAGGCCCGGATCATTGCTGGCCGATTGAGTGAGGCCGATCTGGCGAAGCTGCCGGCATTGTTGAGCCTGCAGTTGGGTGGCCTCACCCCGCCCGATTTGCTCCCCGATATCGGCATCGCTTCTGAATGCGTCGTCTCCGCCATAAAACAAGGGTTGCCCATCCTCCTGATTTCCGACTTCGACGCGGATGGCGCCTCGGCCCATGCGGTGCTGAAGTTTGCGTTCCGGGATTATTTCGGCGTTCCGGAACAGCGGATTCACAGCTATATCGGCCATCGTCTGCGGGACGGTTACGGCGTCACCGAAACGCTGACGGACCGTATTATTGCGGAAGCGCCATGTCCCGCCCTGATCATTACTGCGGATCAGGGGAGCACCGACCATGCGCGGATCGCCCGGCTGCGGGATCGCGGCTTTATCGTCGTCGTCACGGACCATCACGGCGTGCCTGCATCCGGGCCGCCCCCCGCCGCCGTGGCTTGTGTCAATCCGGTGCGCGAAGATTCCGCGTTTCCCGATCCATACATCGCTGGCGTGCATGTGGCGTGGCTGCTGTGCTGTGCGGTTCGTCAGCGACTGATTCAGGTCGGCGACCTTCCCGCCAGCGCGCCAAAGCTCGGTGGTCTTTTGGATCTCGTCGCCCTGGGCACCATGGCCGATTGTGTCGATCTGGCGCGATCGACCAATAACAAGGCGATTATCGCCCGCGGCCTGGCGATCATGAACTCGCCAGTGCGACGGCCCGCCTGGCAGGCATTGTACATAGCCACGAACTGCCGAGGCCCCATTACCGCTACCACCCTGGCTTTTCATTTTGCGCCGGTTGTCAACGCCCGCGGGCGTCTGGATTCCGCTCTGGGCAGTGTGGATTTGCTCATGAGTGATAGCGTCCCAGTGGCGGAAGAACTGGCGCAGCATTTCGTGGAACATAACACCGAACGGAAAGCGGTCCAGTCGTACATGTTGCACAGAAGCACCGCACAGGCCGCACAACAGGTTCGGGATGGCGCCGCGGCCATTACGATATTCGACCCGGAAGGCCATGCGGGTGTCCACGGTATTTGCGCCGCAAGACTGGCGGAATCTTTCGGCAGGCCGGTCGCTTATTTCTCGCCCAAAAATGACGCGGAACATCTCACGGCATCGCTCAGGACCGTGCACGGTTTTCATGTGCGGAATGCCCTGGCGGAGATAGCCGACCGTTATCCCGATGATTTTACCGCTTGGGGTGGCCATGCGGGTGCTGGCGGGGTGACCTTGAAGCGCGATGGGCTGCAGCGCTTTGCAGAAGCGTGGGCCAGTATTGCAGCGCGCGCGTTGGATGATCATAGTCTCGGTCCGGAGGTCGTCACCGATGGCGAACTTGCGGCACCACCCAGCTTCGCCGTTGTTGAAGAACTGGCTGCTTTAGAACCCTTTGGTCGCCAATGGGAGCACCCGGTTTTCAGAAGCCACGGCCGGATTGAACAGCTCCGCCCGGTGGGTGACGGCAGGCATCTGAAACTGGTCGTGAAAATGGACTCGACGGATTACGACGCCATCTGGTTCGGCGCCGTGGAAAATGGCATCTGCCCGATCGCGGTCGGACAAACGGTACGCATGGCTTATGAGCTGGATGTGAATACGTTCCGGGATACGACTACATTGCAGTTGCGTATTCGGCATGCCGCGTTGGTCGGCGAAGAAGCTTGA
- the thrC gene encoding threonine synthase, whose translation MTRYTGIIDHYRAFLPLAPETPAVSLGEGNTPLIECVNLPRQLGLDIRLFLKFEGLNPTGSFKDRGMTMAVTKAKEEGSEMVICASTGNTSAAAAAYAARAGMRAFVVIPEGKIALGKLSQAMMHGAMVLQIRGNFDAGMQIVQDVAANAPITLVNSVNPYRLQGQKTAAFEIIEALGEAPDYHALPVGNAGNITAHWMGYCEATDGRTDKSQSLTASCKFCDGTCTYGHGKAGKRPKMLGFQAAGSAPFIVGHYVKDPETIATAIRIGHPMSWDQAHKVQTESGGWFGGHSDAEILEAQRWLAQHEGVFCEPASATSVAGVVAAARAGKIEAGATVVCTLTGHGLKDPDTAIAQGGEVLTVDANLEAVQRAILDR comes from the coding sequence ATGACTCGTTATACCGGCATTATCGACCATTACCGCGCCTTCCTGCCTTTGGCTCCCGAGACTCCGGCGGTGAGCCTGGGTGAGGGCAATACGCCGCTGATCGAATGCGTCAATCTACCCCGCCAGCTCGGCCTCGATATCCGCCTTTTCCTCAAATTTGAAGGCCTGAATCCCACCGGTTCTTTCAAGGACCGTGGTATGACCATGGCGGTGACCAAGGCCAAGGAAGAAGGCAGCGAGATGGTGATCTGCGCCTCCACCGGCAACACTTCCGCGGCAGCGGCGGCCTACGCGGCGCGGGCGGGGATGCGCGCTTTCGTGGTAATCCCGGAAGGCAAGATTGCTCTCGGCAAACTCTCTCAGGCGATGATGCATGGTGCCATGGTGTTGCAGATTCGCGGCAACTTCGATGCGGGCATGCAGATCGTCCAGGATGTCGCCGCCAATGCGCCCATCACTTTGGTGAACTCGGTTAATCCCTATCGCTTGCAGGGCCAGAAGACGGCGGCCTTCGAGATTATCGAAGCACTGGGTGAGGCGCCCGATTATCACGCCCTGCCCGTGGGTAATGCCGGCAATATCACCGCCCACTGGATGGGCTATTGTGAAGCCACTGATGGGCGGACCGACAAATCCCAATCGCTGACCGCTTCCTGCAAATTCTGCGATGGCACCTGCACCTATGGTCACGGTAAGGCGGGCAAACGACCGAAGATGCTGGGTTTTCAGGCGGCAGGCAGTGCCCCCTTCATCGTTGGCCACTATGTGAAAGACCCCGAGACCATCGCCACGGCCATCCGTATCGGTCATCCCATGTCCTGGGATCAGGCGCACAAGGTGCAGACGGAAAGCGGCGGCTGGTTTGGCGGTCATAGCGATGCCGAGATTCTGGAGGCGCAGCGCTGGCTGGCGCAACACGAGGGTGTTTTCTGCGAACCGGCCTCGGCGACTTCGGTGGCGGGGGTGGTGGCTGCGGCTCGCGCCGGAAAAATTGAAGCGGGCGCGACGGTGGTCTGTACCCTCACCGGACATGGCCTCAAAGATCCCGATACCGCCATCGCACAGGGTGGCGAAGTGCTGACGGTGGATGCCAATCTGGAGGCCGTGCAGCGCGCCATCCTGGACCGCTGA
- a CDS encoding DUF4124 domain-containing protein, whose product MKYRKFLLMFSEGESKHVVTAGACIFLSVFLISASVDASTIYRWVGSSGVVSYGETPPAGAKDVEQISGAPQGSISTPVSAPSDSVTPPSEQPASAPTQPAANPALKRMQAELLAARLALIQATRNYEQGKAIRTGNERNYARYLDRVNGLKQAMDAAQLRVLLLQRQIQQVQNEGPTPGRAAH is encoded by the coding sequence ATGAAGTATAGGAAATTCCTTCTTATGTTTAGTGAAGGTGAATCAAAGCATGTAGTAACGGCAGGAGCATGTATTTTTCTGTCGGTTTTTCTGATCAGTGCTTCCGTGGATGCATCAACCATTTATCGCTGGGTGGGTAGCAGTGGAGTAGTCAGTTATGGAGAAACCCCGCCCGCGGGCGCCAAGGATGTCGAGCAGATCTCCGGGGCGCCGCAGGGCTCGATCAGTACGCCCGTGTCTGCGCCCAGTGACAGTGTCACCCCGCCGTCAGAGCAGCCGGCGTCAGCGCCCACCCAGCCTGCCGCTAACCCGGCATTGAAGCGCATGCAGGCAGAACTGCTCGCGGCACGTCTGGCGCTGATTCAGGCGACCAGAAATTATGAGCAGGGCAAGGCTATACGCACTGGCAACGAGCGCAATTATGCCCGCTATCTGGATCGCGTAAACGGCTTGAAACAGGCGATGGATGCAGCACAATTGCGCGTGCTCTTGCTCCAGCGACAGATCCAACAGGTGCAGAATGAGGGTCCCACTCCGGGGCGCGCGGCGCATTAG